The Flammeovirga kamogawensis genome includes a region encoding these proteins:
- a CDS encoding MFS transporter → MSSSKNNYSSTQKWTLLATILASSLVFIDGTALNVALPALQRDLNLSGAQLLWVINGYALFLSALLLLGGALGDLYGRNKIFLIGLVLFSVSSLFCGIAQTPYHLLIARSFQGIGGALLTPGSLSILSAHFDNSNRGQAIGLWSTFSALTGVLGPILGGWLAGMGLWRIIFFLNIPLSIVVLIVMLTKVPETRNTKAQKLDGWGALFVVLGLSGLTYGFIESASLGFLHPIILSSVFIGCASLVIFIFIEQKSNHPMMPLSLFKSSTFSGGNLLTLFVYAPMGGVLFFVPLNLIDIQGYSEVKTGLAMLPIIICIATISPLMGKYVDKNGYRKPLIAGPIIISIGYYLFSLCGITNGEQEYWTTFFLPFLILGIGMGITVAPLTTSVMGSVSEENIGVGSGINNVIARAANVLAVALMGALALYLFTNSVTEAVNMLELTKNVKHEILLEAVNFTGAKVPSDILIDQKETIEQVYKDAFVTAFNQVVYIAVTLTLLSSVVSYRMIK, encoded by the coding sequence ATGAGTTCCTCAAAAAACAACTATTCTTCTACTCAAAAATGGACGTTATTAGCTACAATTTTAGCGTCGTCTTTAGTATTTATAGATGGTACAGCATTAAATGTAGCATTACCTGCTTTGCAACGTGATTTAAATCTATCAGGGGCTCAATTATTATGGGTGATAAATGGGTATGCCTTATTTCTTTCAGCACTTTTGCTTTTAGGGGGTGCATTAGGCGATTTATATGGTAGAAATAAGATTTTTCTTATAGGTTTAGTGCTATTTTCAGTATCGTCTTTATTTTGTGGAATTGCTCAAACGCCCTATCACTTATTGATAGCAAGATCTTTCCAAGGTATAGGAGGGGCTTTACTCACACCAGGTAGTTTGTCAATTTTAAGTGCTCATTTTGATAATTCAAACAGAGGGCAAGCCATAGGATTATGGTCAACTTTTAGTGCATTAACAGGTGTATTAGGACCTATACTTGGTGGTTGGTTAGCAGGAATGGGATTATGGAGAATAATTTTCTTTCTTAATATACCACTGTCAATTGTAGTATTAATTGTTATGCTTACTAAAGTACCAGAGACGAGAAATACTAAGGCTCAAAAATTAGATGGTTGGGGAGCATTATTTGTAGTGCTTGGCTTAAGTGGATTAACGTATGGTTTTATAGAATCTGCTAGTTTAGGTTTCTTACATCCCATTATACTAAGTTCAGTATTTATTGGCTGTGCATCATTAGTTATTTTTATATTTATAGAGCAAAAAAGTAATCACCCCATGATGCCTCTTAGCTTATTTAAATCATCAACATTTAGTGGAGGGAATTTACTTACACTTTTTGTATATGCACCAATGGGCGGAGTACTTTTCTTTGTCCCTTTAAATCTTATTGATATTCAAGGCTATAGTGAAGTGAAAACAGGTTTGGCAATGTTGCCTATTATTATTTGTATTGCCACAATTTCTCCTTTAATGGGTAAATATGTAGATAAAAATGGATACAGAAAACCTTTAATTGCAGGACCTATTATTATCAGCATTGGTTATTATTTGTTTTCATTGTGCGGAATAACAAATGGAGAACAGGAATATTGGACTACTTTTTTTCTCCCTTTTTTAATACTAGGAATCGGTATGGGAATTACGGTAGCTCCTTTAACAACATCTGTAATGGGGTCTGTTTCAGAAGAAAATATTGGAGTAGGTTCTGGCATAAATAATGTAATAGCAAGAGCTGCAAATGTTTTGGCTGTAGCCTTAATGGGAGCATTGGCTTTGTACCTTTTCACAAATTCTGTAACCGAAGCTGTAAATATGCTGGAACTCACCAAGAATGTAAAACATGAAATTCTTTTAGAAGCAGTGAATTTTACAGGAGCAAAAGTCCCATCTGATATACTTATTGATCAAAAAGAAACAATAGAGCAGGTGTATAAAGATGCTTTCGTTACTGCTTTTAATCAAGTAGTATATATTGCTGTTACCCTTACTTTACTGTCAAGTGTTGTGAGTTATAGAATGATTAAATAG
- a CDS encoding carboxypeptidase-like regulatory domain-containing protein has product MTKFALLISICFIVSNLSFSQQKIKGKIINAENGKVIPYVNVGIKGSSIGTVSNLDGEFLIVIPKSHQIDSTTCIISCIGYTKQSILTDTLQKENIIVKLAPSTTLLNDIVINYRQKKNKKEDKTRQKKLGKIHTFLPILHSIFYTSSDSVIEDRLGRERGTIITIKEDCNVKALSFHISGNEFKTIRFRFNLYTISKGKPSDVINQQDILFEVKDGFKEWYTIDVSKYNIVLQKNLDKALISLQWIESEKLEEDSKWFSISAALSSGKNHFYRNKIGSDWESFNGKLNMYIVTEKVEI; this is encoded by the coding sequence ATGACCAAGTTTGCACTTTTAATCTCTATTTGTTTTATAGTCTCTAATCTATCGTTCTCACAGCAAAAAATTAAAGGTAAAATAATCAATGCTGAAAATGGAAAAGTAATCCCTTATGTAAATGTTGGAATTAAAGGATCTAGCATTGGTACTGTTTCTAATTTAGATGGTGAGTTTTTGATCGTTATTCCTAAATCGCATCAAATAGATAGTACTACCTGCATAATTTCTTGTATTGGATATACAAAGCAGTCAATTCTAACCGATACACTTCAAAAAGAAAATATAATTGTAAAATTAGCCCCTAGTACAACACTCCTTAATGATATTGTCATCAATTATCGTCAGAAGAAAAATAAGAAAGAAGATAAGACTCGTCAGAAAAAGCTGGGTAAAATTCATACATTTTTACCTATACTGCATAGTATTTTTTATACTTCAAGCGATTCGGTTATAGAAGATAGACTAGGAAGAGAAAGAGGAACAATTATTACAATTAAGGAGGATTGTAATGTAAAAGCGCTGAGTTTTCATATCTCTGGGAATGAATTTAAAACCATTCGTTTTCGTTTCAATTTGTATACAATTTCAAAAGGCAAACCGTCTGATGTAATAAACCAACAAGATATTCTATTCGAGGTAAAAGATGGGTTTAAAGAGTGGTATACTATTGATGTATCAAAATACAATATTGTATTACAGAAAAATTTAGATAAGGCTTTAATAAGCTTACAATGGATTGAAAGTGAAAAATTAGAAGAAGATAGCAAATGGTTTTCAATATCTGCAGCATTATCTAGCGGTAAAAATCACTTTTACAGAAATAAAATTGGTAGTGATTGGGAGTCTTTTAATGGTAAGTTAAATATGTATATTGTTACTGAAAAGGTAGAAATATAG
- a CDS encoding helix-turn-helix transcriptional regulator — translation MEHILLPSRDGHIRKTFEHLKKYYPDAVYNKFKFNGKNGEDFIHFGYYDLLPGFQISIFKTSNNKKVYYEELKSEQNWIIIKFVRNKTIIDPIKKTLTINEFGSDEVILYNKDHSLDTVISPNQYIEMISIKINFEVLYDYSTLTNKQLDEISSTNKKIILHERMVPKIKAGIDELFKCQEIDEGVIGYSISKSLEMVTHFLIQIKNRFTTSENYGISDYNYNQMIAIRDFLLEDLSINIEISDITKKFGVSTANLHRNFKKVFGTSPHKFIKKSRLDNAFNMLKNTDLPIVEIADQLGFTHASHLTNTFKKEFAITPKQLRKKINHL, via the coding sequence ATGGAGCATATTCTTTTACCTTCTAGAGATGGACATATCCGTAAAACCTTCGAGCATTTAAAAAAATATTATCCAGATGCCGTTTATAATAAATTTAAGTTTAATGGTAAAAATGGAGAAGATTTCATCCATTTTGGATATTACGATTTACTCCCAGGTTTTCAGATATCCATTTTTAAAACCTCAAATAATAAAAAAGTCTATTATGAAGAACTAAAAAGTGAACAGAATTGGATTATCATAAAATTCGTAAGAAATAAGACAATTATAGACCCCATTAAAAAGACGCTCACAATCAATGAGTTTGGTTCTGACGAAGTTATCCTTTACAATAAAGATCATTCTCTTGATACTGTAATTTCGCCTAATCAGTATATAGAAATGATTTCTATTAAAATTAACTTTGAGGTATTATATGATTATTCTACGCTAACCAACAAGCAGTTAGATGAAATAAGTAGCACCAATAAAAAAATTATCCTTCATGAACGTATGGTTCCAAAAATAAAAGCAGGAATAGACGAGCTTTTTAAATGTCAAGAAATTGATGAGGGTGTGATTGGGTATAGTATTTCAAAATCGTTAGAAATGGTCACTCATTTTTTAATTCAGATAAAAAATAGATTTACTACATCCGAAAACTACGGAATATCTGATTACAATTATAATCAGATGATTGCCATTCGAGATTTTCTTTTAGAAGACCTTTCCATCAATATCGAAATTTCTGATATTACTAAAAAATTTGGAGTAAGTACAGCTAATCTCCATCGTAATTTTAAAAAGGTGTTTGGTACTAGCCCACATAAGTTTATTAAAAAATCTAGGTTAGACAATGCATTTAATATGCTAAAAAACACCGATTTACCAATTGTAGAAATTGCAGACCAATTAGGGTTTACGCATGCAAGTCATCTTACTAATACGTTTAAAAAAGAATTTGCTATAACGCCAAAACAGTTACGTAAAAAGATAAATCATCTTTAA
- a CDS encoding arylsulfatase — MKTIFTTIKVVLLFIFGSNINSFAQEILPFPEKKSKSKAGVSIKTSTYLKSSKEEHLKKDAPNILIILIDDIGGGTTTTFGGEINTPNLTRVADMGVSYNRFHTTAMCSPTRASILTGRNHTKVGSGQVAEFANNWDGYSSIIPKESATMAEVLKDYGYNTSAFGKWHNTPVNETSSVGPFNHWPNAYGFDYFYGFLGGEANQYEPNLVRNNTYVEHPETSSGHDYYHLTEDLTDDAIKWLRDQKSFSPDKPFFMYWSPGAVHGPHHVTREWSKKYEGKFDDGWDNYRERVFKRQKDMGWIPGNSVLTGRDSTMQGWDDIPDDQREFQSQLMEVFAGFTEHTDYNVGRIIDELEAQGELENTLIFYIWGDNGSSSEGQKGTISELLSLNGIESNIDDHIKALDELGGLEVLGTDKVHNMYHAGWAWAGSTPYKGTKLTASYFGGTRNPMVVAWPKKINHDSIPHTQFHHVNDIVPTVYDVVGIEAPQEVNGVTQTEIDGVSMAYSFNDAEAEGTLKTQFFDIMGSRSIYSDGWVACTFGPRIPWVQGVPPNIKSWEPEYDRWELYNINEDWTESQDLSEKYPEKLEELKELFLVEATKYDDLPIGGGLWSIIYHPEDMPRTPYNEWNFTGRMIRMPEGIAPRLGTMSNTVEMDLEIPRNSNGTIYSLGDFSGGLTCFIKNGYLYYEYNLFEIKRFRFKSEQKVKMGNVKMEVISTMTSMQPKAAMDVVIKIDGEVVVKGQVPITAPVGFTANDCLDLGTDLGSPVSTMYYDKAPYKFNGEIIKTKIYYTK, encoded by the coding sequence ATGAAAACAATTTTTACAACAATTAAGGTCGTCTTATTATTTATTTTTGGAAGTAATATCAATTCGTTTGCTCAAGAAATATTGCCTTTCCCAGAAAAAAAATCAAAGAGTAAAGCGGGCGTAAGTATTAAAACATCTACTTATTTAAAATCATCAAAAGAAGAACATTTAAAAAAGGATGCTCCGAATATTTTAATAATATTAATTGATGATATCGGTGGTGGTACAACTACTACTTTTGGAGGAGAGATAAATACTCCAAACCTTACAAGGGTTGCAGATATGGGAGTTTCATATAACCGGTTCCATACTACAGCCATGTGCTCACCCACAAGAGCTTCGATTCTAACTGGTAGAAACCACACTAAAGTAGGTAGTGGTCAGGTTGCAGAATTTGCCAATAATTGGGATGGTTACTCTAGCATTATCCCTAAAGAATCTGCAACTATGGCAGAAGTTCTAAAAGATTACGGTTACAATACAAGTGCTTTTGGTAAGTGGCATAACACTCCTGTAAACGAGACATCAAGTGTTGGTCCTTTTAACCACTGGCCAAATGCGTATGGTTTTGATTATTTTTATGGATTCTTAGGGGGAGAAGCAAACCAATACGAACCTAATTTAGTAAGAAATAATACTTATGTAGAACACCCTGAAACTTCTAGTGGACATGATTATTACCATTTAACGGAAGATTTAACAGATGATGCAATCAAATGGTTAAGAGATCAAAAATCATTCTCTCCAGATAAACCATTCTTTATGTATTGGAGTCCAGGTGCTGTACATGGTCCTCATCATGTAACTAGAGAGTGGAGTAAAAAATACGAAGGTAAGTTTGATGACGGTTGGGATAATTACCGTGAAAGAGTTTTTAAAAGACAAAAAGATATGGGATGGATTCCTGGAAATTCAGTGTTAACAGGCAGGGATTCTACAATGCAGGGTTGGGATGACATTCCTGATGATCAAAGAGAATTTCAATCTCAATTAATGGAAGTGTTTGCAGGTTTTACAGAACATACAGATTATAATGTAGGTAGAATTATTGATGAATTAGAAGCTCAAGGTGAATTAGAGAATACATTAATTTTCTATATCTGGGGTGATAATGGTTCCTCATCAGAAGGTCAGAAAGGAACAATTAGTGAGTTATTGTCTTTAAATGGTATTGAAAGTAATATAGACGATCACATTAAAGCATTAGATGAACTTGGTGGTTTAGAAGTTTTAGGAACAGATAAAGTACACAATATGTATCATGCAGGTTGGGCATGGGCAGGGAGCACACCCTATAAAGGTACAAAGTTAACGGCATCATACTTTGGTGGTACTCGTAACCCAATGGTTGTTGCTTGGCCTAAAAAAATTAATCACGATAGTATTCCTCATACACAGTTTCATCATGTAAATGATATTGTTCCTACAGTTTATGATGTTGTTGGTATTGAAGCACCTCAAGAAGTTAATGGTGTTACACAAACAGAAATTGATGGAGTTAGTATGGCGTACTCTTTTAATGATGCAGAGGCTGAAGGAACTTTAAAAACACAGTTTTTTGATATCATGGGGAGTAGAAGTATTTATTCAGACGGTTGGGTTGCATGTACATTTGGGCCAAGAATTCCTTGGGTACAAGGTGTACCACCAAATATTAAATCCTGGGAACCTGAGTATGATAGATGGGAATTGTATAACATAAATGAAGATTGGACGGAATCTCAAGATCTATCAGAAAAATACCCTGAAAAGCTTGAAGAATTGAAAGAATTATTCCTTGTAGAAGCCACAAAATATGATGATTTACCAATAGGTGGTGGTTTATGGTCAATTATCTATCATCCTGAAGATATGCCAAGAACGCCTTATAACGAATGGAATTTTACAGGTAGAATGATCCGTATGCCAGAAGGTATAGCACCAAGGTTAGGTACAATGTCTAACACAGTTGAAATGGACTTAGAAATTCCTAGAAATTCAAATGGTACAATTTATTCGTTAGGTGATTTTTCTGGAGGGTTAACCTGCTTTATAAAAAATGGCTATTTATATTATGAATATAACCTTTTTGAAATTAAACGATTCAGATTTAAATCAGAACAAAAGGTTAAAATGGGTAACGTGAAAATGGAAGTAATTTCTACAATGACCTCTATGCAACCTAAAGCGGCTATGGATGTTGTGATTAAAATAGATGGAGAAGTTGTTGTAAAAGGGCAAGTGCCAATAACAGCACCAGTAGGTTTTACAGCAAATGATTGTTTGGATTTAGGTACAGATTTAGGAAGTCCTGTTTCAACAATGTATTATGATAAAGCTCCTTATAAGTTTAATGGCGAAATTATTAAAACAAAGATTTATTATACAAAATAA
- a CDS encoding GNAT family N-acetyltransferase encodes MQLLEIKNLNPTLQNSIIAVFRSSFSDAEGSKEGDTIATFVEDLLSTTKQDELHVFIAQNDKEIAGAIVFSKFKTENNTNAFILSPVAVLTKFQGQKIGQNLINYALEVLKNNGVEVAITYGDPNFYSKVGFKQITEDIIQAPLKLSFPIGWLAQSLVSNTLEVIPGKTTCVPALNKQELW; translated from the coding sequence ATGCAATTATTAGAAATCAAAAACCTTAACCCAACCCTACAAAATTCAATTATTGCTGTTTTTCGTTCGTCATTTTCTGATGCAGAAGGAAGTAAAGAAGGCGATACAATTGCAACATTTGTAGAAGATTTGTTATCCACTACAAAGCAAGATGAATTGCATGTTTTTATAGCTCAGAACGACAAAGAGATTGCAGGAGCAATAGTATTTTCAAAATTTAAAACAGAAAATAATACTAATGCATTTATATTATCTCCTGTTGCTGTTTTAACAAAATTCCAAGGACAAAAAATTGGACAGAATTTAATTAATTATGCTTTAGAAGTTTTAAAAAATAATGGGGTCGAAGTTGCCATAACTTATGGAGATCCAAACTTTTATTCTAAAGTAGGCTTTAAACAAATTACTGAAGATATTATTCAGGCACCACTTAAATTGAGTTTTCCAATTGGATGGTTAGCACAGTCGCTTGTAAGCAATACTTTAGAGGTAATTCCAGGAAAAACAACTTGTGTACCTGCCTTAAATAAGCAAGAGCTTTGGTAG
- a CDS encoding chalcone isomerase family protein — MKNLITTIVILLNTLAVYSQEQTYNVNFFKNVEFPNVITIEYENLKLNGHGMHTEGISKLFVCGLYVYERTDDPIKIIYDDHMKMIEMVITSNQFQSDKSIKEIKKVHEKNLDHIKSGQLDDMVDNIKKYEGIIPQNLISTDKSFRTYFKQANKGKILENEEQIQLFLATFDEVIKIGDHIRITFLENKILVSRNGEHKSEIEGKEFQKIVLNTFIGNHAFNQTLKGDLLKSNL; from the coding sequence ATGAAAAATTTAATTACCACTATTGTTATACTATTAAATACACTAGCAGTATACTCTCAAGAACAGACCTATAACGTAAACTTTTTTAAAAATGTAGAATTTCCAAACGTTATCACCATTGAATATGAAAACCTTAAATTGAATGGGCATGGAATGCATACTGAAGGTATTTCAAAACTATTTGTTTGCGGGTTGTATGTCTATGAACGCACAGATGATCCTATCAAAATTATTTATGATGATCACATGAAAATGATTGAAATGGTGATTACTTCAAATCAATTTCAGTCTGACAAATCTATCAAAGAAATTAAAAAAGTACATGAGAAAAATTTGGACCATATTAAATCTGGACAACTAGATGATATGGTTGATAATATCAAAAAATATGAAGGTATAATTCCTCAAAATTTGATCTCTACGGATAAAAGTTTTAGAACATACTTTAAACAAGCAAATAAAGGTAAGATACTAGAAAATGAAGAACAGATTCAACTCTTTCTTGCTACTTTTGATGAAGTAATTAAAATTGGTGATCATATTCGTATTACATTTTTAGAAAATAAAATATTGGTTTCTAGGAATGGGGAGCATAAAAGTGAAATAGAAGGAAAGGAATTTCAAAAGATAGTTCTTAATACATTTATTGGAAACCATGCTTTTAATCAAACATTAAAAGGTGATCTCTTAAAAAGTAACCTTTAG
- a CDS encoding glycoside hydrolase family 53 protein: MEHLIGMKKNYLVYLIAALYILSGCCKDKSPSNETAPLDFYFGADLSYVNQLLDKGATYKQNGEITDPYSIFANEGTHLVRFRMWNNPLWTKELYGEDGTQMYNDLYDVATSMQKAKENNMEVLLDLHYSDTWADPGKQYIPKAWENITSIDVLKDSVYNYTLATLNYLESQGLVPAMIQIGNETNCGMMYTDAPPNFPEINVCNGNWSSYKSVVNSAISAVKQFNTTKGVAIKTVLHVADIKNVDWWFENITSGTDAVNFDIIGISYYPLWHKTIPLSEVGDNVATIKGKFNKEVMIVEVAYPWTSEGKDTMPNLFGGEAPLEGYPFTVEGHLKLMTDLSRDVKNAGALGIIYWEPAWIAYPIKTLWGTGSSWENCTFFDYNNNASSSFDYMKVAY; the protein is encoded by the coding sequence ATGGAACACCTAATCGGAATGAAAAAGAATTACCTAGTATACCTTATAGCGGCTTTATATATCCTAAGTGGATGCTGTAAAGATAAATCTCCTTCTAATGAAACAGCACCTTTAGATTTTTATTTTGGAGCTGATCTTTCTTATGTAAATCAATTACTTGATAAAGGAGCAACGTACAAACAGAATGGGGAAATAACAGATCCATATTCAATATTTGCAAATGAAGGGACTCATCTTGTACGGTTTCGTATGTGGAATAATCCTTTATGGACCAAGGAGTTATATGGAGAGGATGGAACACAGATGTATAATGATTTATACGATGTAGCTACCAGTATGCAAAAAGCAAAAGAGAACAATATGGAGGTGTTGTTAGATTTGCATTATTCTGATACTTGGGCTGACCCTGGAAAACAATATATTCCGAAAGCATGGGAAAATATTACTTCAATAGATGTATTAAAAGATTCTGTATATAACTATACATTAGCAACATTAAACTACCTTGAATCTCAAGGGTTGGTACCAGCAATGATACAAATTGGTAATGAAACAAATTGCGGTATGATGTATACAGATGCACCACCAAATTTCCCTGAAATTAATGTTTGTAATGGGAATTGGTCAAGTTATAAGTCTGTTGTAAATAGTGCTATATCTGCAGTTAAACAATTTAATACTACTAAAGGTGTGGCTATTAAAACGGTTCTTCATGTAGCTGATATTAAGAATGTAGATTGGTGGTTTGAGAATATAACATCGGGAACTGATGCTGTAAATTTTGATATTATAGGCATTTCTTATTACCCACTGTGGCATAAAACAATTCCTTTGTCAGAAGTTGGAGACAACGTTGCAACAATAAAAGGGAAGTTTAATAAGGAGGTAATGATCGTGGAGGTTGCGTATCCATGGACTTCTGAAGGAAAAGATACAATGCCAAACCTTTTTGGAGGAGAAGCACCTTTAGAAGGCTATCCTTTTACAGTAGAAGGGCATTTAAAATTGATGACAGATTTATCTAGAGATGTAAAAAATGCTGGCGCTTTGGGAATAATATACTGGGAACCTGCTTGGATTGCTTACCCAATTAAAACATTGTGGGGTACAGGCTCATCTTGGGAAAATTGTACTTTCTTTGATTATAACAACAATGCTTCTTCTAGCTTTGATTATATGAAAGTAGCGTATTAA
- a CDS encoding DUF1186 domain-containing protein, whose protein sequence is MEHEETLMKLPTFHHPKEMEELYMYFNDYGFKKVEQLLELPKETLTEDLKKGIEDSIIRFGYFTELNLDGNGIGIVYHGLQILAEIAPESSQEILIKVFSQSKDYLDFYLDYEIVDLYTVCYKIVGNNLSLAKSYLLSPIITSFAKSAMVKGICAIAVHEPERRQEVLSFIDELLEVYITSTNEAVVDSSLNAMLLDEIKYANLHELAPYIQKLYKANRIDEEFCGSYDEYMKNSECFCINKDNFKVKSLLDTYKAFGPNEPSTSRDDYTFEFDESYRKEFLSTEYDSIRTEPKVGRNDPCSCGSGKKYKKCCM, encoded by the coding sequence ATGGAACACGAAGAAACTTTAATGAAACTACCAACTTTTCACCATCCAAAAGAAATGGAGGAGCTATACATGTATTTTAATGATTATGGCTTCAAAAAAGTAGAACAACTTTTAGAGTTACCTAAAGAGACACTTACAGAAGATTTAAAAAAAGGCATTGAAGATTCCATCATACGTTTTGGTTATTTTACTGAATTAAATTTAGATGGAAATGGAATAGGAATTGTTTATCATGGCCTACAGATTTTAGCAGAAATAGCTCCTGAATCATCGCAAGAAATTCTTATTAAAGTATTTAGTCAATCTAAAGATTACCTCGATTTTTATCTTGATTATGAAATTGTTGATCTTTATACTGTTTGCTACAAAATAGTAGGAAACAACTTATCTCTAGCGAAGTCTTATTTACTTTCACCCATAATCACTTCATTTGCAAAATCTGCAATGGTAAAAGGTATTTGTGCAATTGCAGTTCACGAACCTGAACGTAGACAAGAAGTATTATCTTTTATAGATGAACTGCTTGAAGTGTACATTACATCAACAAATGAAGCAGTAGTAGATTCAAGTCTTAATGCAATGCTTCTTGATGAAATAAAATATGCTAACCTACATGAATTAGCTCCTTACATTCAAAAACTTTACAAAGCCAACAGAATTGATGAGGAATTTTGTGGGTCTTATGACGAGTATATGAAAAATTCTGAATGTTTTTGCATCAATAAAGACAACTTTAAGGTAAAGTCTCTTTTAGATACTTACAAAGCATTTGGGCCAAATGAGCCATCAACTTCTAGGGATGATTATACTTTTGAATTTGACGAAAGTTATAGAAAAGAATTTCTTTCTACAGAATATGACAGTATTAGAACAGAACCTAAAGTGGGAAGAAATGACCCTTGCTCTTGTGGTAGTGGAAAAAAATACAAGAAGTGTTGTATGTAA
- a CDS encoding ATP-binding protein, giving the protein MGQYLEKGYFPFTTEPDFLIKLNTALNNVIEIDLAKIENLSQNKIHEIKQVLGVIAKSVPFKPNISKLSQKLNISRDIILSIIYLLEKAKTINLLQVDNKGISKLQKPDKIYLENTNFMYALKDQPDIGNIRETFFYNQLKNAEHTILYSKSRGFNGT; this is encoded by the coding sequence GTGGGTCAATATCTAGAGAAAGGGTATTTTCCATTTACAACAGAGCCTGATTTTCTAATCAAATTAAATACAGCTCTAAATAATGTTATTGAGATTGATCTTGCGAAGATTGAAAACTTATCTCAAAATAAGATACATGAAATCAAACAAGTCTTAGGTGTAATAGCTAAATCTGTCCCATTTAAGCCTAATATTTCTAAGTTATCACAAAAACTAAATATTAGCAGAGATATCATTTTAAGTATTATTTATTTGTTAGAGAAAGCAAAGACTATCAACCTTCTTCAAGTTGATAACAAAGGGATAAGTAAACTCCAGAAACCCGATAAGATTTACTTAGAAAATACTAACTTTATGTATGCATTGAAAGATCAACCTGATATTGGAAATATTAGAGAAACATTTTTTTATAATCAGTTAAAAAATGCAGAGCATACAATTTTATATAGTAAATCAAGGGGTTTTAATGGAACTTGA